From a single Paenibacillus sp. FSL W8-0426 genomic region:
- a CDS encoding ribosomal L7Ae/L30e/S12e/Gadd45 family protein, with protein MPNEKGLQDAHVKIGTKQTMRMVQSGMASEVYVAEDCDPQLTSKIIALCEEHNVKYTKVDTMKNLGKACGIGVGAAMVAVVK; from the coding sequence ATGCCTAATGAAAAAGGTCTGCAAGATGCTCATGTCAAGATTGGTACCAAACAGACCATGCGGATGGTTCAGTCAGGAATGGCTTCCGAAGTCTATGTGGCTGAGGATTGCGATCCGCAGCTTACTTCCAAAATCATCGCTTTGTGCGAAGAGCACAATGTCAAGTACACGAAAGTGGACACGATGAAAAATCTCGGCAAGGCATGCGGGATTGGAGTAGGGGCAGCAATGGTAGCTGTCGTTAAATAA
- the rpsL gene encoding 30S ribosomal protein S12, whose protein sequence is MPTINQLVRKGRQAKIYKSKSPALQKGFNALKREATNISAPQKRGVCTRVGTMTPKKPNSALRKYARVRLTNRVEVTAYIPGIGHNLQEHSVVLIRGGRVKDLPGVRYHIVRGALDTAGVNNRMQARSKYGAKRPKAKKA, encoded by the coding sequence ATGCCAACTATTAACCAACTGGTTCGTAAAGGACGCCAAGCTAAAATCTACAAGTCCAAATCGCCAGCCTTGCAAAAAGGGTTCAACGCTCTGAAACGTGAAGCTACTAACATCAGTGCCCCACAAAAACGTGGTGTCTGCACTCGTGTAGGTACAATGACTCCGAAAAAACCGAACTCCGCGCTTCGTAAATACGCTCGTGTTCGCTTGACGAACCGCGTAGAGGTGACGGCTTACATTCCGGGTATCGGACATAACTTGCAAGAGCACAGCGTTGTGCTGATCCGTGGCGGTCGTGTAAAAGACCTTCCGGGGGTACGTTATCACATCGTTCGTGGCGCTCTTGATACTGCAGGCGTGAACAACCGTATGCAAGCTCGTTCCAAATACGGTGCGAAACGTCCAAAAGCTAAAAAAGCCTAA
- the rpoB gene encoding DNA-directed RNA polymerase subunit beta, whose product MAGHLVQYGRRTRRSYARINEILEVPNLIEIQQKSYDWFLEEGLREMFQDISPIQDFTGNLILEFIDYSLGEPKYTVDDAKERDVTYAAPLRVKVRLINKETGEVKEQEVFMGDFPLMTETGTFIINGAERVIVSQLVRSPSVYFSTKVDKNAKKTYTATVIPNRGAWLELEMDAKDIVYVRIDRTRKIPVTVLLRALGFGTDAEILDLLGNDEYIRNTLDKDNTDSTEKALIEIYERLRPGEPPTLDNAKSLLVARFFDPKRYDLANVGRYKINKKLHIKNRLFNQRLAESLIDTDTGEIIAEAGQMVDRRLLDEIMSYLEKSVGFRTYHVANGVLDANDIPVQTIDVFSPIEDGKVVKLIANANIDKSVKNITPADIISSISYFLNLLHGIGSTDDIDHLGNRRLRSVGELLQNQFRIGLSRMERVVRERMSIQDANVITPQALINIRPVIASIKEFFGSSQLSQFMDQTNPLGELTHKRRLSALGPGGLTRERAGMEVRDVHPSHYGRMCPIETPEGPNIGLINSLSTFARVNEYGFIEAPYRWVDPKTGVVTEQIDYLTADEEDNYVVAQANAKLNEDGTFAEESIIVRYNKQSDNILTMPSERVDYMDVSPKQVVSVATALIPFLENDDSNRALMGSNMQRQAVPLLVPKAPLVGTGMEHKAAKDSGVCIVSKYDGIIERSSANEIWLRRIEAIDGQEVKGDIVKYKLHKFMRSNQGTCINQRPIVKRGDVVKAGDILADGPSTEMGELALGRNVVVAFMTWEGYNYEDAILLSEKLVKEDVYTSIHIEEYESEARDTKLGPEEITRDIPNVGEEALRNLDERGIIRIGAEIAAGDILVGKVTPKGVTELTAEERLLHAIFGEKAREVRDTSLRVPHGTDGIVVDVKVFTRENGDELPPGVNQLVRVYIAQKRKISEGDKMAGRHGNKGVVARILPEEDMPFLPDGTPVQIVLNPLGVPSRMNIGQVLEVHLGMAAMQLGIHVATPVFDGAKEYDVFDTMEEAGMQRNGKTVLYDGRTGERFEREVTVGVMHMIKLAHMVDDKIHARSTGPYSLVTQQPLGGKAQFGGQRFGEMEVWALEAYGAAYTLQEILTVKSDDVVGRVKTYESIVKGENVPEPGVPESFKVLIKELQSLGMDVKILSEDEQEIEMKEIDDEDDAANDKLSLNLEGAEVGAE is encoded by the coding sequence TTGGCAGGACATCTTGTTCAATATGGTCGACGCACTCGGCGCAGTTATGCACGAATTAACGAGATACTCGAAGTTCCGAACCTGATTGAAATCCAACAAAAATCTTACGATTGGTTTTTGGAGGAAGGGTTGCGCGAAATGTTCCAGGATATCTCGCCGATCCAGGATTTCACAGGCAACTTGATTTTGGAATTTATCGATTACAGTCTCGGTGAACCGAAGTATACAGTAGACGACGCCAAAGAGCGTGACGTTACTTATGCAGCACCGCTTCGGGTCAAAGTCCGGCTCATTAATAAGGAAACCGGCGAAGTCAAAGAGCAGGAAGTATTCATGGGAGATTTCCCGCTGATGACCGAAACCGGCACATTTATTATTAATGGTGCGGAACGGGTTATTGTCAGCCAGTTGGTTCGCTCTCCTAGCGTTTACTTCAGCACAAAAGTAGATAAAAACGCCAAAAAAACGTATACCGCTACAGTGATTCCTAACCGTGGCGCTTGGCTGGAACTTGAGATGGACGCGAAGGACATCGTTTACGTCCGGATCGACCGCACACGCAAAATACCGGTGACGGTTCTGCTGCGTGCACTTGGTTTCGGCACAGACGCTGAGATTCTGGATCTTCTCGGTAATGACGAATATATTCGCAACACACTGGACAAAGACAACACGGATTCCACGGAGAAAGCACTCATCGAGATTTACGAGCGTCTCCGTCCGGGCGAGCCGCCAACGCTGGATAACGCGAAAAGCTTGCTCGTAGCGCGCTTCTTTGATCCAAAACGTTATGACCTCGCCAACGTAGGTCGTTACAAAATCAACAAAAAGCTTCACATCAAAAACCGCTTGTTCAACCAGCGTCTTGCGGAGTCCTTGATCGATACGGACACTGGCGAGATCATCGCTGAAGCGGGCCAAATGGTAGACCGCCGCTTGTTGGATGAAATCATGTCCTACCTTGAGAAAAGCGTCGGGTTCCGCACATACCATGTGGCAAACGGTGTATTGGATGCCAATGATATTCCGGTACAGACGATTGATGTATTCTCTCCGATTGAAGACGGCAAAGTAGTCAAGCTGATTGCTAATGCGAACATCGATAAATCGGTTAAAAACATCACGCCTGCGGACATCATCTCGTCCATCAGTTACTTCCTGAACTTGTTGCATGGCATCGGAAGCACGGATGACATCGACCATCTGGGTAACCGTCGCTTGCGTTCCGTGGGCGAGCTCTTGCAGAACCAATTCCGCATCGGTCTTTCCCGTATGGAACGCGTTGTGCGCGAGAGAATGTCCATCCAGGACGCTAACGTGATCACGCCGCAGGCTTTGATCAACATCCGTCCGGTCATTGCATCGATTAAAGAGTTCTTCGGCAGCTCTCAGTTGTCGCAGTTTATGGATCAAACGAACCCGCTGGGTGAGTTGACGCATAAACGTCGTCTGTCCGCACTCGGACCGGGCGGTTTGACGCGTGAGCGTGCCGGCATGGAAGTCCGTGACGTCCATCCATCCCACTATGGCCGGATGTGTCCGATCGAGACGCCGGAGGGACCGAACATCGGTTTGATCAACTCCCTGTCGACATTTGCCCGCGTGAACGAATATGGCTTCATCGAAGCGCCGTATCGTTGGGTTGACCCGAAAACAGGCGTAGTCACGGAGCAAATCGACTACCTGACGGCGGACGAAGAAGATAACTACGTTGTCGCTCAGGCGAATGCGAAGTTGAACGAGGACGGAACGTTTGCCGAAGAGTCGATCATCGTGCGTTACAACAAACAGTCGGATAACATCCTGACGATGCCGAGCGAGCGCGTTGACTACATGGACGTATCTCCGAAGCAGGTCGTATCCGTTGCGACGGCGCTCATTCCGTTCCTTGAGAACGATGACTCCAACCGCGCGTTGATGGGATCCAACATGCAGCGTCAGGCCGTTCCTTTGCTCGTGCCTAAAGCTCCGCTTGTCGGAACAGGTATGGAACACAAAGCCGCAAAAGATTCCGGTGTATGTATTGTTTCCAAATACGACGGGATTATCGAACGTTCTTCTGCCAATGAAATCTGGCTCCGTCGCATAGAAGCGATCGATGGCCAAGAGGTCAAGGGCGATATCGTTAAATATAAATTACACAAATTTATGCGTTCCAACCAAGGAACATGCATTAACCAACGTCCAATCGTCAAACGCGGCGACGTCGTCAAAGCGGGAGATATCCTTGCTGACGGCCCATCCACGGAAATGGGCGAATTGGCACTGGGCCGCAACGTAGTCGTTGCCTTCATGACTTGGGAAGGTTACAACTACGAGGATGCGATCCTGCTGAGCGAAAAACTCGTGAAGGAAGATGTGTACACATCCATCCATATCGAGGAATACGAGTCCGAGGCACGTGATACGAAGCTTGGACCGGAAGAAATTACGCGTGACATCCCGAACGTCGGCGAAGAGGCTCTTCGCAATCTGGATGAGCGCGGAATTATCCGCATCGGTGCCGAAATCGCAGCCGGCGACATCCTGGTTGGTAAAGTAACGCCTAAAGGCGTAACGGAACTGACTGCCGAGGAACGCCTCTTGCATGCGATCTTTGGTGAGAAAGCACGTGAAGTTCGTGACACTTCCCTGCGCGTACCTCATGGTACGGACGGTATCGTAGTCGACGTTAAAGTGTTTACACGCGAAAACGGCGACGAGCTGCCTCCAGGCGTTAACCAGCTGGTTCGTGTCTATATCGCTCAGAAACGTAAAATCTCTGAGGGTGACAAAATGGCCGGACGTCACGGTAACAAAGGGGTCGTGGCACGTATTCTGCCTGAAGAGGATATGCCGTTCCTGCCGGACGGTACTCCGGTACAGATCGTTCTTAACCCGCTGGGCGTACCATCGCGGATGAACATCGGTCAGGTGCTTGAGGTCCATCTTGGTATGGCTGCGATGCAGCTGGGTATTCACGTGGCAACGCCTGTATTCGACGGAGCGAAGGAGTATGACGTCTTCGATACGATGGAAGAAGCAGGCATGCAGCGCAATGGTAAAACGGTTCTGTACGACGGCCGCACGGGAGAACGCTTCGAACGTGAAGTTACGGTCGGTGTCATGCACATGATCAAACTGGCGCACATGGTTGACGATAAAATCCATGCCCGTTCCACAGGTCCTTACTCTCTGGTTACGCAGCAACCGCTGGGCGGTAAAGCCCAATTCGGTGGCCAGCGTTTCGGGGAGATGGAGGTTTGGGCGCTTGAAGCCTACGGCGCAGCCTACACGCTTCAAGAAATCCTGACCGTCAAATCCGATGACGTTGTAGGTCGTGTGAAAACGTATGAGTCCATCGTCAAAGGCGAGAACGTTCCGGAACCGGGTGTTCCTGAATCGTTCAAAGTTTTGATCAAAGAGCTGCAAAGCTTGGGTATGGACGTCAAAATCCTGAGCGAAGACGAACAGGAAATTGAAATGAAAGAAATCGACGATGAAGATGACGCTGCGAACGACAAACTCAGCCTCAACCTCGAGGGTGCAGAGGTCGGAGCGGAATAA
- the rpoC gene encoding DNA-directed RNA polymerase subunit beta' has product MLDVNNFEYMKIGLASPEKIRSWSRGEVKKPETINYRTLKPEKEGLFCEKIFGPTKDWECHCGKYKRVRYKGVVCDRCGVEVTRAKVRRERMGHIELAAPVSHIWYFKGIPSRMGLALDMSPRSLEEIIYFASYVVTDPGETPLEKKQLLSEKEYRSYREKYGYGFQAGMGAEAVKKLLQDLDVEKELDFLKEELRTAQGQRRNRAIKRLEVIEAFRNSGNKPEWMIMDVLPVIPPELRPMVQLDGGRFATSDLNDLYRRVINRNNRLKRLLDLGAPDIIVQNEKRMLQEAVDALIDNGRRGRPVTGPGNRPLKSLSHMLKGKQGRFRQNLLGKRVDYSGRSVIVVGPYLKMYQCGLPKDMALELFKPFVMKELVNKGLAHNIKSAKRKVERVSPEVWDVLEEVIKEHPVLLNRAPTLHRLGIQAFEPILVEGKAIRLHPLVCTAYNADFDGDQMAVHVPLSAEAQAEARILMLASGNILNPKDGKPVVTPSQDMVLGSYYLTMDNKEEKGTGMILRTVNEAVSAYQRGTAGLHARVAIPVKALGKTSFTEKQQEAMLLTTVGKIIFNEIFPASFPYINDATRANLYQGTAEHSFVYEKGADLREAIMNAPQAGGVGKEYLGSIIARCFEIYHTTETAVILDKIKQLGFTYSTRAGITVAVSDVVVPDEKIDILKQSEEKAQIVTNQYRRGLITNEERYDRIIDIWSKSKDDITDILMKSMDRYNSIMMMVDSKARGNKSQITQLGGMRGLMANPSGRIIELPIKSNFREGLTVLEYFISTHGARKGLADTALRTADSGYLTRRLVDVAQDVIVREDDCGTDKGFTVSRIQDGKEVIEDLYDRIEGRYCFETVRHPETNEIIAHRNELIDSDKAEAIVKAGVTKLQIRSVLSCRARHGVCKKCYGRNLATGKHVEIGEAVGIIAAQSIGEPGTQLTMRTFHTGGVAGDDITQGLPRIQELFEARNPKGQATISEIDGVVKEIREAKDRREIEIQGEAESKVYSVTYGSRVRVSEGMEIEAGDELTDGSIDPKEMLRIKGVRGVQNYILQEVQRVYRNQGVEINDKHVEVMIRQMLRKIRIVDAGDTNLLPGSFVDTHEYEKANKAAFLSNKEPAVAKPILLGITKASLETDSFLSAASFQETTRVLTDAAIKGKVDQLLGLKENVIIGKLIPAGTGMNRYRSIEFAGPEDGESSVEELEPVSVD; this is encoded by the coding sequence TTGTTGGACGTCAACAATTTCGAATACATGAAGATCGGGCTTGCTTCCCCTGAAAAAATTCGTTCTTGGTCCCGCGGAGAAGTGAAGAAACCGGAAACGATCAACTATCGTACGTTGAAACCGGAAAAAGAAGGGCTGTTCTGCGAAAAGATTTTTGGCCCTACGAAAGACTGGGAATGTCATTGCGGTAAATACAAACGCGTTCGTTATAAAGGCGTCGTCTGTGACCGTTGTGGCGTTGAAGTAACACGTGCGAAAGTACGTCGCGAACGGATGGGGCATATCGAGCTTGCTGCTCCGGTATCGCATATCTGGTACTTCAAAGGTATTCCGAGCCGTATGGGTCTTGCTTTGGATATGTCTCCAAGATCTCTTGAGGAGATTATTTATTTTGCATCTTATGTAGTAACCGATCCAGGAGAAACTCCACTGGAGAAAAAACAACTGCTGTCCGAGAAAGAATATCGCAGCTACCGTGAAAAATACGGATATGGATTCCAGGCCGGCATGGGTGCAGAGGCAGTCAAAAAACTGCTTCAAGACCTTGATGTGGAAAAAGAGCTCGACTTCCTGAAAGAAGAGCTTCGCACTGCGCAAGGACAACGCCGCAACCGTGCAATCAAACGTTTGGAAGTCATTGAAGCTTTCCGCAATTCCGGCAATAAGCCTGAGTGGATGATCATGGATGTTCTTCCAGTGATCCCGCCAGAACTTCGTCCAATGGTACAGCTGGACGGCGGACGTTTCGCAACGTCTGACCTCAATGACCTGTATCGCCGTGTAATCAACCGTAACAACCGTCTGAAACGCCTGTTGGATCTTGGCGCACCGGACATTATCGTGCAAAACGAAAAACGGATGCTTCAGGAAGCGGTTGACGCATTGATCGACAACGGCCGTCGCGGACGCCCGGTAACGGGTCCTGGTAACCGTCCTTTGAAATCCCTCAGCCACATGCTGAAAGGTAAACAAGGACGTTTCCGTCAAAACTTGCTCGGTAAACGTGTTGACTACTCCGGTCGTTCGGTTATCGTCGTAGGACCTTACCTGAAAATGTATCAGTGCGGTCTGCCTAAAGATATGGCGCTTGAACTGTTCAAGCCTTTCGTGATGAAAGAGCTTGTGAATAAAGGGCTTGCCCACAACATCAAGAGCGCTAAACGCAAAGTCGAACGCGTAAGCCCGGAAGTTTGGGACGTTCTTGAAGAAGTCATTAAAGAGCATCCGGTTCTGCTCAACCGTGCCCCTACGCTTCACCGTCTTGGTATTCAAGCATTTGAACCGATTCTGGTTGAAGGTAAGGCAATTCGTCTTCACCCGCTCGTATGTACGGCGTATAATGCCGACTTTGACGGTGACCAAATGGCCGTGCACGTTCCTTTGTCTGCGGAAGCTCAAGCAGAAGCGCGGATTCTGATGCTTGCATCGGGCAACATTTTGAACCCGAAAGACGGTAAACCGGTTGTTACCCCTTCCCAGGATATGGTCCTCGGTTCTTACTACCTGACCATGGACAACAAGGAAGAAAAGGGAACAGGCATGATTTTGCGTACGGTGAACGAAGCTGTATCCGCATATCAACGCGGTACTGCAGGTTTGCATGCACGCGTGGCTATTCCTGTTAAAGCACTGGGCAAAACAAGCTTCACGGAGAAACAACAAGAGGCGATGCTGCTGACAACGGTCGGCAAAATCATCTTTAACGAAATTTTCCCTGCGAGCTTCCCGTATATCAACGATGCTACACGTGCTAACCTTTATCAAGGTACTGCGGAGCACTCGTTTGTATATGAGAAAGGTGCCGATCTGAGAGAAGCGATCATGAATGCTCCTCAGGCTGGCGGTGTCGGAAAAGAGTATCTCGGTTCGATCATCGCGCGTTGTTTCGAAATTTATCACACAACGGAAACAGCCGTTATTCTGGATAAAATCAAACAACTCGGATTTACGTATTCGACCCGTGCCGGTATTACCGTGGCCGTGTCGGACGTTGTCGTGCCTGATGAAAAAATCGATATTCTCAAGCAGTCCGAAGAAAAAGCCCAAATCGTTACGAATCAGTACCGCCGCGGTCTGATCACGAACGAAGAGCGCTATGACCGCATCATCGATATCTGGTCGAAATCGAAAGACGATATCACCGATATCCTGATGAAGTCGATGGACCGTTACAATTCCATCATGATGATGGTTGACTCCAAAGCGCGGGGTAACAAATCGCAGATCACCCAGCTGGGCGGTATGCGTGGTCTGATGGCCAACCCATCCGGCCGGATTATCGAACTCCCAATCAAATCGAACTTCCGTGAAGGTCTGACGGTACTCGAGTACTTTATCTCGACGCACGGTGCCCGTAAAGGTTTGGCCGATACGGCCCTTCGTACAGCGGACTCCGGTTACTTGACTCGTCGTCTCGTAGACGTAGCCCAAGATGTCATCGTACGCGAAGACGATTGCGGTACGGATAAAGGCTTCACTGTTAGCCGTATCCAGGACGGCAAAGAGGTTATCGAGGATCTCTATGACCGTATCGAAGGCAGATACTGCTTTGAGACGGTTCGTCATCCGGAAACGAATGAAATCATTGCGCACCGCAATGAATTGATCGATTCCGATAAAGCGGAAGCGATTGTCAAAGCGGGCGTAACGAAACTGCAAATCCGCTCCGTACTCAGCTGCCGTGCTCGTCATGGTGTCTGCAAAAAATGTTACGGTCGCAACCTGGCGACAGGTAAACATGTGGAGATCGGGGAAGCAGTCGGTATTATCGCTGCACAATCCATTGGTGAGCCAGGAACCCAGTTGACGATGCGTACATTCCACACCGGTGGTGTAGCCGGAGACGATATCACGCAAGGTTTGCCGCGTATCCAAGAGCTCTTCGAAGCCCGTAACCCTAAAGGTCAGGCTACGATCAGTGAGATTGACGGTGTCGTTAAAGAGATCCGCGAGGCGAAAGATCGTCGCGAGATCGAAATCCAAGGTGAAGCGGAGTCCAAAGTATACTCGGTTACCTATGGTTCCCGTGTGCGCGTAAGCGAAGGCATGGAGATCGAAGCGGGCGACGAGTTGACGGACGGTTCCATCGATCCGAAAGAAATGCTGCGCATCAAAGGCGTACGTGGCGTGCAGAACTACATTTTGCAGGAAGTACAGCGCGTATACCGTAACCAGGGTGTAGAAATCAACGATAAACACGTTGAAGTCATGATCCGTCAAATGCTGCGCAAAATCCGCATCGTAGATGCAGGGGACACCAACTTGTTGCCAGGATCGTTCGTGGATACCCACGAGTACGAAAAAGCAAACAAAGCGGCATTCCTCAGCAACAAAGAGCCAGCGGTTGCCAAACCGATCCTGCTCGGGATCACCAAAGCATCCCTGGAGACCGATTCCTTCCTGTCCGCGGCATCCTTCCAGGAGACGACACGTGTCCTGACAGATGCAGCGATCAAAGGAAAAGTCGATCAGTTGCTCGGTCTGAAAGAAAACGTAATTATCGGTAAACTGATTCCTGCAGGTACGGGTATGAACCGTTACCGCAGCATCGAGTTTGCCGGTCCGGAAGACGGCGAATCTTCGGTAGAAGAGCTGGAGCCGGTATCCGTAGATTAA
- the rplJ gene encoding 50S ribosomal protein L10 yields MANAKVIQAKEESVAVITTKLRESATTVVVDYRGLNVAQVTELRKQLREAGIEFQVLKNTLLRRATAAAELTELDSVLTGPTAIAFSGEDAVAPAKILNDFAKKNDKLELKGGVVEGRVVGVEEVKALAELPSREGLLSMLLSVLQAPVRNFALAVKAVAEKEEQGA; encoded by the coding sequence TTGGCAAATGCAAAAGTGATTCAAGCAAAAGAAGAGTCCGTTGCAGTAATTACGACAAAATTGCGCGAGAGCGCAACGACAGTTGTGGTTGACTACCGCGGATTGAACGTTGCTCAAGTAACTGAGTTGCGTAAGCAACTTCGTGAAGCCGGAATCGAATTCCAAGTGCTGAAAAACACGTTGCTTCGCCGTGCGACTGCTGCAGCAGAACTGACTGAACTCGATAGCGTTCTGACAGGTCCTACTGCGATTGCATTCAGCGGAGAAGACGCTGTGGCTCCAGCCAAAATTCTGAACGACTTCGCTAAAAAGAACGACAAGCTGGAACTTAAAGGTGGAGTTGTTGAAGGTCGCGTAGTGGGTGTAGAGGAAGTCAAAGCGCTGGCAGAACTGCCATCCCGCGAAGGTCTCCTTTCCATGCTCCTCAGCGTGCTTCAAGCGCCAGTGCGCAACTTCGCGCTTGCGGTTAAAGCTGTTGCAGAAAAAGAAGAGCAAGGCGCGTAA
- a CDS encoding class I SAM-dependent methyltransferase has protein sequence MSNHYYSDKPQVAHDRKVNESLLRGFGMRFVSDAGVFSKNGIDYGSRVLIDAMELPAGALVLDVGCGYGPIGLTAAKLVPNGHVTMIDINERAVELSKENARANGVANVTVMQSNLLAEVERTDFDVILTNPPIRAGKDTVHAIFEQAYDHLKMGGSLWVVIQKKQGAPSAKAKLESLFARVEEVTKDKGYRIFKATKDEVVVS, from the coding sequence ATGTCCAATCATTATTATTCGGATAAACCGCAAGTGGCGCATGACAGAAAAGTGAATGAATCGCTGCTGCGCGGGTTTGGAATGCGGTTCGTTTCGGACGCAGGGGTGTTTTCCAAAAACGGAATTGATTATGGCAGCAGAGTATTGATCGATGCGATGGAATTGCCTGCAGGTGCGCTTGTCTTGGATGTTGGCTGCGGATATGGGCCGATCGGGCTCACGGCAGCAAAGCTTGTGCCGAATGGACATGTCACCATGATTGATATCAACGAGAGAGCGGTTGAGCTTTCCAAGGAAAATGCACGGGCGAATGGCGTTGCCAATGTTACGGTGATGCAAAGCAATCTACTTGCTGAAGTGGAGAGAACGGATTTTGACGTCATTCTGACCAATCCGCCCATCCGAGCCGGCAAAGACACGGTTCATGCTATTTTTGAGCAGGCGTACGATCATTTGAAGATGGGTGGTTCACTATGGGTGGTCATTCAGAAAAAGCAAGGAGCGCCGTCGGCCAAGGCTAAACTGGAGTCTTTGTTTGCAAGGGTGGAAGAGGTTACGAAGGACAAAGGTTATCGCATTTTTAAAGCTACGAAGGACGAAGTGGTGGTTTCATAA
- the rplL gene encoding 50S ribosomal protein L7/L12 — translation MSKEQILEAIKGMTVLELNDLVKAIEEEFGVTAAAPVAVVGGGAAAAEAEQSEFDVILANAGASKINVIKAVREITGLGLKEAKEVVDNAPKALKEKVSKEEAESIKAKLEEAGATIEVK, via the coding sequence ATGAGCAAAGAGCAAATCTTGGAAGCAATCAAAGGCATGACTGTACTGGAACTGAACGATCTCGTTAAAGCAATCGAAGAAGAATTCGGCGTAACTGCTGCAGCTCCAGTAGCTGTTGTAGGCGGCGGCGCTGCTGCAGCTGAAGCTGAGCAATCCGAATTCGACGTAATCCTGGCTAACGCTGGTGCGTCCAAAATCAACGTAATCAAAGCAGTTCGCGAAATTACAGGTCTGGGCCTGAAAGAAGCGAAAGAAGTAGTAGACAACGCTCCAAAAGCGTTGAAAGAAAAAGTAAGCAAAGAAGAAGCTGAATCCATCAAAGCTAAATTGGAAGAAGCAGGCGCTACAATCGAAGTTAAATAA
- the rpsG gene encoding 30S ribosomal protein S7: MPRKGPVTKRDVLPDPVYNSKLVTRLINRIMLDGKRGVAQSILYNAFKLIQERTGNDPMEVFEAAIKNIMPVLEVKARRVGGANYQVPIEVKPERRTSLGLRWLVNYSRNRGEKTMEERLAAEIIDASNNTGASVKKREDTHKMAEANKAFAHYRW; the protein is encoded by the coding sequence ATGCCACGCAAAGGTCCAGTTACGAAAAGAGACGTGTTGCCAGATCCGGTATACAACAGCAAGTTGGTTACTCGTTTGATCAACCGCATCATGCTCGACGGAAAACGCGGTGTTGCTCAAAGCATCCTGTACAATGCGTTCAAGTTGATTCAAGAACGTACGGGTAATGACCCGATGGAAGTATTTGAAGCAGCAATCAAAAATATCATGCCAGTCCTGGAAGTTAAAGCTCGCCGTGTCGGCGGTGCCAACTACCAAGTACCAATCGAGGTAAAACCAGAGAGACGTACTTCCCTGGGATTACGTTGGCTCGTGAACTACTCCCGCAACCGCGGTGAGAAAACGATGGAAGAGCGTTTGGCGGCTGAGATCATCGACGCTTCCAACAACACAGGCGCTTCCGTTAAAAAACGCGAAGACACGCACAAAATGGCTGAAGCGAACAAAGCGTTTGCTCACTACCGTTGGTAG
- the rplA gene encoding 50S ribosomal protein L1 — MAKHGKKYLEAAKLIDSEATYEPSEAVELVKKAATAKFDETIEAAVRLGVDPRKQDQAVRGVVVLPHGTGKTQRVLVFAKGDKAKEAEAAGADYVGDADMINKIQQGWFEFDVCVATPDMMSEVGKLGRLLGGKGLMPNPKAGTVTFDVTKAVQEIKAGKIEYRLDRAGQIHAPIGKASFTAEQLNENLKALMDALNRAKPAAAKGVYLKNVSLSSTMGPGARVNAAAFR; from the coding sequence ATGGCTAAACACGGTAAAAAATACCTGGAAGCTGCCAAGCTGATCGACAGCGAAGCAACTTACGAGCCTTCAGAAGCTGTTGAGCTTGTGAAAAAGGCAGCCACTGCTAAGTTCGATGAAACCATCGAAGCTGCAGTGCGTTTGGGCGTAGACCCTCGTAAACAAGACCAGGCTGTACGTGGTGTTGTTGTCCTGCCGCATGGTACAGGTAAAACACAACGCGTATTGGTATTTGCAAAAGGTGACAAAGCGAAAGAAGCGGAAGCGGCTGGCGCGGATTATGTTGGCGATGCAGATATGATCAACAAAATCCAACAAGGCTGGTTCGAATTCGATGTCTGCGTAGCGACACCTGATATGATGAGTGAAGTAGGTAAATTGGGCCGTCTGCTCGGCGGTAAAGGCCTGATGCCTAACCCTAAAGCCGGAACGGTAACATTCGACGTAACCAAAGCTGTTCAAGAAATCAAAGCTGGTAAAATCGAATACCGTCTGGATCGTGCAGGTCAAATTCATGCACCGATCGGTAAAGCCTCTTTCACTGCAGAGCAACTGAACGAGAACTTGAAAGCTCTCATGGACGCTCTGAACCGTGCTAAACCGGCGGCAGCAAAAGGTGTTTATCTGAAGAACGTTTCTCTTTCTTCCACGATGGGCCCTGGCGCACGCGTGAACGCAGCTGCTTTTAGATAA